Proteins encoded within one genomic window of Pedobacter africanus:
- the hscA gene encoding Fe-S protein assembly chaperone HscA has protein sequence MAKISINLATGSLQKEEIIVGIDLGTTNSLVAFINPDKNPQVINDTGKGLLVPSVVHFNKQGDTLVGNEAKDFLITDPENTIFSVKRLLGRSYKDVAAHQDTFSYKIIDDENDALVKIKAGDKFYTPIELSAEILKELKGRAEHALKTPVNRAVITVPAYFNDSQRQATRDAGRLAGLDVLRIVNEPTAASLAYGLGLDPTQQKTIAVYDLGGGTFDVSILAIQNGIFEVLSTNGNTFLGGDDFDRAIVHYWIEKNKLNTETLTAALMQSLRLKAEEAKKALTTQNLFNEKLDEIWCTLDRQTFEQLIAPKVAETINSCKQALADARLDVPAIDEVVLVGGSTRTPYVKQQVAAFFNREPHDKINPDEVVALGAAIQADILAGNRSDILLLDVTPLSLGIETMGGLMDVIIPRNTKVPTKAGRQYTTSLDGQVNMKITVFQGERDLVKENRKLAEFDLKGIPAMPAGLPKVDINFILNADGILTVQAIELRSGVKQEIDVKPSYGLTDDTVEKMLVDSITHAKTDIEQRMLIEARSEGEQLVYTAERFIEKHAVYLTAEEISETQKYIAALRAALSDPEKDVILKKTDELNEFTRPFAERVMDVAVSSAMKGKSIE, from the coding sequence ATGGCAAAAATATCCATTAACCTGGCTACAGGTTCACTGCAAAAAGAAGAAATCATTGTTGGAATTGACTTAGGGACTACCAATAGCCTGGTGGCCTTTATCAACCCGGATAAAAACCCTCAGGTCATTAACGATACTGGCAAAGGGCTTCTGGTGCCTTCTGTAGTACATTTTAACAAACAGGGCGATACCCTTGTTGGAAATGAAGCCAAAGACTTCCTGATTACAGACCCTGAAAATACCATATTTTCAGTAAAACGTTTACTTGGCCGCTCTTATAAGGATGTAGCGGCGCATCAGGATACTTTTTCCTATAAAATTATTGACGACGAGAACGACGCACTGGTAAAGATCAAAGCAGGAGATAAATTTTATACCCCAATAGAACTCTCGGCTGAGATTTTAAAAGAGTTGAAAGGCCGGGCCGAACATGCACTGAAAACCCCTGTAAACAGGGCCGTGATTACGGTACCTGCCTACTTTAACGACAGTCAGCGACAAGCCACCCGCGATGCCGGACGTTTAGCAGGCCTGGATGTATTGCGGATCGTTAACGAGCCTACGGCTGCCAGTCTGGCTTACGGGCTCGGCCTAGACCCTACCCAGCAAAAAACCATTGCAGTATATGATCTGGGTGGCGGAACATTTGACGTCTCCATATTGGCAATACAAAACGGGATTTTCGAAGTCCTGTCTACTAACGGGAATACTTTTTTAGGAGGTGATGATTTTGACCGTGCCATAGTCCATTATTGGATAGAAAAAAACAAACTCAATACAGAAACGCTTACTGCGGCTTTGATGCAGTCGCTCCGCTTAAAGGCCGAAGAAGCCAAGAAAGCCTTAACCACGCAAAACCTGTTTAACGAAAAGCTGGATGAAATCTGGTGTACACTGGACAGGCAGACCTTTGAACAACTCATTGCCCCGAAGGTAGCGGAAACCATTAATTCCTGTAAACAGGCCCTGGCCGATGCCAGACTGGACGTTCCCGCCATTGATGAAGTGGTGCTGGTGGGTGGCTCAACGCGCACACCTTATGTGAAACAACAGGTAGCTGCCTTCTTTAACCGGGAACCGCACGATAAGATCAACCCGGATGAAGTAGTTGCCCTTGGTGCGGCCATACAAGCCGATATCCTTGCCGGAAACCGGTCCGACATCCTCCTGCTCGATGTTACCCCGCTCTCCCTGGGCATCGAAACCATGGGCGGTCTGATGGATGTGATCATTCCAAGAAATACCAAAGTACCCACCAAGGCAGGCAGGCAATACACCACATCGCTGGACGGACAGGTAAATATGAAGATCACTGTTTTCCAGGGCGAGCGCGACCTGGTGAAGGAAAACAGGAAATTGGCAGAGTTCGACCTGAAAGGAATTCCGGCCATGCCTGCGGGCCTGCCGAAGGTAGACATCAATTTTATACTCAATGCCGATGGAATCCTGACTGTTCAGGCCATTGAACTTCGTTCTGGCGTTAAGCAGGAAATCGATGTGAAACCCAGTTACGGACTTACGGACGACACGGTTGAAAAGATGCTGGTAGACAGCATTACCCATGCCAAAACCGATATAGAGCAGCGTATGCTCATCGAAGCCCGCAGTGAAGGCGAACAACTGGTCTATACTGCCGAACGCTTTATTGAAAAACATGCGGTATACCTTACCGCCGAAGAAATTTCGGAAACCCAAAAATATATAGCTGCGCTAAGAGCAGCCTTATCCGATCCGGAAAAGGATGTTATCCTTAAAAAAACAGATGAACTGAACGAATTTACACGTCCTTTTGCAGAACGGGTAATGGATGTAGCTGTTTCTTCGGCCATGAAGGGAAAAAGTATTGAATAA
- a CDS encoding zinc dependent phospholipase C family protein, whose amino-acid sequence MKTTFIMVSLCGALLLCSSWGFYAHMHINRLAVFTLPGGINSFYKANIKYLSDHAVDPDKRRYADTAEAARHYLDVECYEPHIDSIPHRWQDAVNRYGLKKLNENGTLPWQILKSYFQLVNAFKNRDSIKILIYSAYIGHYVADAHVPLHTTQNHDGQLSNQTGIHAFWESRLPELFAKNYNYVVGSAAYIENPLKEAWRIISNTHKKVDTVLRLEAALNASFPAYRKYSYAERNNLVSKQYSLAYSKAYHKGLNNMVERQMRASILAIGSYWYSAWIDAGQPELSTMN is encoded by the coding sequence ATGAAGACAACATTTATTATGGTAAGCCTTTGCGGAGCATTGCTGCTCTGCAGCTCCTGGGGCTTTTATGCCCATATGCACATCAACCGGCTGGCGGTTTTTACCCTGCCTGGGGGAATCAACTCTTTTTATAAAGCAAACATCAAATACCTGTCAGATCATGCGGTAGACCCGGATAAACGCAGGTATGCAGATACAGCCGAAGCAGCGAGGCATTACCTCGATGTTGAATGTTATGAGCCCCATATTGATAGCATACCACACCGCTGGCAGGATGCAGTAAACAGGTACGGTTTAAAGAAATTAAATGAGAATGGCACCCTTCCCTGGCAAATCCTGAAAAGCTACTTTCAGCTGGTCAATGCCTTCAAAAACCGGGATTCCATTAAAATACTGATTTACTCTGCCTATATAGGACATTATGTTGCAGATGCACATGTTCCCTTGCATACCACTCAGAACCACGACGGTCAACTGAGCAATCAGACAGGTATACACGCCTTTTGGGAAAGCAGGCTGCCCGAATTGTTTGCGAAAAATTACAACTATGTAGTAGGGTCAGCGGCTTATATTGAAAACCCTTTAAAAGAAGCCTGGAGGATCATCAGCAATACCCATAAAAAGGTAGATACGGTGCTCCGTTTGGAAGCGGCACTGAATGCAAGCTTCCCTGCCTACAGAAAATACAGCTATGCGGAAAGAAATAACCTGGTCAGCAAACAATATTCTCTTGCTTACTCAAAAGCCTATCATAAAGGCTTGAACAATATGGTAGAACGACAGATGCGGGCTTCCATTCTGGCTATTGGTTCTTACTGGTATTCTGCATGGATAGATGCGGGGCAGCCTGAACTTAGCACAATGAACTAG
- a CDS encoding DedA family protein: MEFFSFIVDFLLHIDKHLEEIIRDYRNWTYAILFLIIFAETGFVVTPFLPGDSLLFAMGALIAGGNTGLNIWVMMLLLIAAAILGNSLNYKLGGYFGVKVFKPNNKILKLEYYNQSHEFFEKHGGKAIIFSRFLPIFRTIAPFVAGIAKMPFGRFTMFNVIGGVAWIASLLLAGYLLGQIPVVKKNFDIVIVVIAVVTFFPAIFAAVKSKFSKKAATVTEEVLTEEEKVN, translated from the coding sequence TTGGAATTTTTTAGCTTTATAGTTGACTTCCTGCTGCACATTGATAAGCACCTGGAAGAGATCATCAGAGATTACCGGAACTGGACTTACGCCATTCTTTTCTTAATCATTTTTGCCGAGACAGGCTTCGTGGTAACCCCATTTTTGCCGGGTGATTCTTTATTGTTTGCCATGGGCGCATTGATTGCCGGTGGAAATACAGGACTGAACATCTGGGTAATGATGCTGCTGCTGATTGCTGCTGCTATCCTGGGCAACTCCCTGAATTATAAGTTGGGCGGATATTTTGGTGTTAAAGTATTTAAACCTAATAACAAAATCCTTAAACTGGAATACTATAACCAGTCGCACGAGTTTTTTGAGAAACACGGTGGAAAGGCCATCATATTCAGTCGTTTCCTGCCTATTTTCAGAACAATAGCACCCTTTGTTGCTGGTATCGCCAAAATGCCTTTTGGCCGGTTTACTATGTTTAACGTAATTGGCGGTGTGGCCTGGATTGCGAGTTTATTGCTGGCAGGTTATTTACTCGGGCAGATCCCTGTGGTAAAGAAAAACTTCGACATTGTGATTGTTGTCATTGCCGTAGTTACCTTCTTCCCGGCCATATTTGCTGCTGTTAAATCTAAATTCAGCAAAAAAGCTGCTACAGTAACGGAAGAAGTGCTGACCGAAGAGGAGAAGGTGAACTAG
- a CDS encoding DUF4397 domain-containing protein, whose protein sequence is MKPTFLLSSKAWMAFAIASVSAVILLSSCSKKNDPQPEPVGEARVKHVNCVEGSAAQDLYINDTKKTTTAVAYGSNSDYLVFTSGVNVFASMNTGTTTANATSQQVSVPIGAYITALYYKKSGGTLAMGLLGDDMTTVTGKAKVRFINLNGFLAANVAVGITGGVNLIPAVQYESFSDYIQVDPGTKFTFSAGAVTSASVDGALQAGKNYTIWIDGANATTLTGHVIVQN, encoded by the coding sequence ATGAAACCAACATTTTTATTATCCTCAAAGGCCTGGATGGCCTTTGCGATAGCCAGCGTTAGTGCTGTAATATTATTAAGCTCTTGTAGCAAGAAAAATGATCCACAACCGGAGCCGGTAGGAGAGGCAAGGGTTAAACATGTGAATTGTGTTGAAGGCTCTGCGGCGCAGGATTTGTATATCAACGATACAAAAAAAACAACTACAGCAGTTGCTTATGGGTCGAATTCTGACTACCTCGTTTTCACTTCTGGTGTAAATGTTTTCGCTTCGATGAACACAGGTACTACTACTGCAAATGCAACTTCGCAGCAGGTGTCAGTTCCTATTGGTGCCTATATAACTGCGCTTTATTACAAAAAATCGGGAGGTACACTTGCAATGGGTTTGCTGGGTGATGATATGACCACAGTTACAGGTAAAGCCAAAGTGAGGTTTATTAACCTGAACGGATTTCTAGCCGCCAACGTTGCAGTTGGGATTACCGGAGGGGTAAACCTGATACCGGCCGTACAATACGAATCATTTTCGGATTATATTCAGGTTGATCCTGGTACTAAATTTACCTTTTCTGCCGGTGCAGTTACCTCAGCATCTGTAGACGGGGCACTTCAGGCGGGTAAAAATTATACCATATGGATTGACGGTGCCAATGCTACTACTTTAACCGGTCACGTGATCGTTCAAAACTAA
- the dnaN gene encoding DNA polymerase III subunit beta encodes MRFIVSTSTLLKHLQTVNGASSSSTVLPILENFLFEIKEGNLTISATDLQTSMTTSLAVESKEGGKVAVPARILLDTLKTLPDQPISFNIDDSTFSIEISAGDGKYKLSGENGDDFPKIPVVENASSVNLPASVLTEAITKTIFAVSSDELRPAMTGVFCQLSEQYITFVATDAHKLVRYRRMDSKADKSSSFILPKKALTLLKAALPSTDINVSVDYNATSAFFKFENINLVCRLIDERYPDYEAVIPANNPNKLVIDRALFLNTLRRVVIFANKTTHQVRLKISGSELNISSEDLDFANEAHERLSCQYEGEDLEIGFNAKFLIEMLSNLSGEEVTLELSSPNRAGLLIPQTNNEHEDVLMLVMPVMLNNYN; translated from the coding sequence ATGAGATTTATTGTATCCACATCAACGCTTTTAAAACATTTGCAAACAGTTAACGGTGCATCGAGCAGCAGCACTGTTTTGCCTATACTGGAAAATTTCCTGTTTGAGATTAAGGAAGGGAATTTAACGATTTCTGCTACAGATTTACAGACCAGCATGACCACATCTTTAGCGGTAGAATCCAAAGAGGGCGGAAAAGTAGCTGTGCCAGCCAGAATATTATTAGATACGTTAAAAACATTGCCCGATCAGCCGATTTCATTCAATATTGATGACAGTACTTTCTCTATTGAGATCAGCGCAGGTGATGGTAAGTATAAACTGAGCGGAGAGAACGGAGATGATTTTCCGAAGATTCCCGTGGTTGAAAATGCTTCATCTGTAAATTTACCGGCTTCTGTTTTAACCGAAGCCATTACCAAAACTATTTTTGCAGTAAGCAGTGACGAATTGCGTCCGGCAATGACGGGTGTTTTTTGTCAGCTTTCTGAGCAATACATCACTTTTGTGGCAACAGATGCACACAAACTGGTAAGGTACAGGCGTATGGACAGCAAAGCAGATAAGAGTTCATCTTTTATACTGCCTAAAAAAGCCCTGACTTTATTAAAAGCCGCATTGCCCTCAACAGATATCAATGTATCCGTTGATTACAATGCAACAAGTGCTTTCTTTAAATTTGAGAATATTAACCTGGTTTGCCGTTTAATTGACGAACGCTATCCGGATTACGAAGCGGTTATTCCTGCCAATAATCCGAATAAACTGGTAATTGACAGGGCTTTATTCCTGAATACCCTACGTCGTGTGGTTATTTTTGCAAACAAAACCACACACCAGGTAAGGCTGAAGATCAGTGGAAGCGAACTGAATATCTCTTCAGAAGACCTCGACTTTGCAAATGAGGCACATGAGCGTTTAAGCTGTCAGTATGAAGGGGAAGATCTTGAAATTGGCTTTAATGCAAAGTTCCTGATCGAAATGCTGAGCAATTTAAGCGGAGAGGAAGTGACACTTGAACTATCCAGTCCAAACAGGGCCGGCTTGCTGATCCCTCAGACCAACAATGAGCATGAAGACGTACTGATGCTGGTAATGCCGGTTATGTTAAACAATTACAACTAG
- the gldG gene encoding gliding motility-associated ABC transporter substrate-binding protein GldG gives MVSNKKNWLNAGIVLTLVVLANIASQYVYTRIDFTKEKRFTLSDKTKSILKKNEKPIVITVFLDGDLPAAFKRLQAATKDLLTDYRAYSDKEVKVIFTDPMSGLSAAEQDTAINQLFQLGVEPTNLNIKNDNGFAQKTIFPMAIVEAGEKHFPVKLLQNLNAEGSYEENINNSIQSLEYVFTSAIQKVLSGQHPRIGFTEGNGELSDLHLNDAIKSLSDSYEVGRVNLNLIDRSGLDKLKLLVIAKPQKEFTEAEKYKLNYFVMNGGRVVWCIDQVSADLDSLKGKTEQLAFNRKLNLDDMLFIYGARVNYNLIADANCAEIPLAMGGSQGQIQMAPWVYYPLLMPDTAVALVKNIDGIRSEFVSTVDTIGVKGIRKKVILRCSPFNKVFNAPKMLSLQMVAEQPDPRDYASVPQATGVLLEGVFPSVFLNRELPAGIDEAYPLPAVAKPSKMVVIADGDVFKNQVSSRDGSAFPLGFDRYTQRNYGNKALLLNIADYLSNDDNLIELRNKEVKIRLLDKARLRNEKLQWQLVNILVPLLLLISFAIFQHYYRKHKYAR, from the coding sequence ATGGTAAGCAACAAAAAAAACTGGCTGAATGCAGGTATTGTTCTTACCCTGGTTGTTTTGGCCAATATCGCATCTCAGTACGTTTATACACGGATAGATTTTACGAAGGAAAAACGTTTTACACTTAGCGATAAGACCAAATCTATCTTAAAAAAAAACGAAAAGCCTATTGTGATCACCGTTTTTCTGGATGGCGATTTACCGGCAGCCTTTAAACGTTTGCAAGCGGCAACCAAAGATCTGCTGACCGATTACCGGGCTTATTCAGATAAAGAGGTTAAGGTTATATTTACAGATCCCATGAGCGGTTTATCTGCAGCGGAACAGGATACAGCCATCAATCAGCTGTTCCAGCTGGGGGTGGAGCCTACCAATCTCAACATCAAAAACGACAATGGCTTTGCCCAGAAAACCATTTTCCCAATGGCTATAGTTGAGGCCGGAGAAAAACATTTTCCGGTAAAGCTGCTGCAAAACCTGAATGCCGAGGGAAGCTATGAAGAGAATATCAACAATTCCATCCAAAGCCTGGAATATGTATTTACCTCTGCCATACAAAAAGTATTGAGCGGACAGCATCCCCGAATAGGCTTTACGGAAGGCAATGGAGAGTTGTCTGACCTGCATCTGAACGATGCCATCAAAAGCCTGTCTGACAGCTATGAAGTTGGCAGGGTAAACCTGAACCTGATTGACCGTTCTGGATTGGATAAGCTCAAACTGTTGGTGATTGCCAAACCCCAGAAAGAATTTACCGAAGCCGAAAAATATAAGCTCAATTACTTTGTGATGAACGGTGGGCGTGTGGTGTGGTGTATAGACCAGGTGAGTGCCGATCTGGACAGCCTGAAGGGTAAGACCGAGCAGTTGGCCTTTAACCGGAAACTGAACCTGGACGATATGCTCTTTATTTATGGGGCCAGGGTAAATTATAACCTCATTGCCGATGCCAACTGTGCCGAGATCCCTTTAGCCATGGGCGGTTCGCAGGGACAAATTCAAATGGCCCCCTGGGTATATTATCCCTTACTGATGCCTGATACTGCTGTTGCCTTGGTAAAGAACATCGACGGTATCAGAAGTGAGTTTGTCAGTACAGTGGATACCATAGGGGTAAAAGGTATCCGTAAAAAAGTGATCCTGCGCTGTTCGCCCTTCAATAAGGTTTTTAATGCGCCAAAAATGCTTTCCCTGCAAATGGTGGCCGAGCAGCCGGACCCGCGTGATTATGCGAGTGTGCCGCAGGCAACCGGGGTACTGCTGGAAGGGGTTTTCCCTTCCGTATTTTTGAACAGGGAATTACCTGCAGGTATTGATGAAGCCTATCCGTTACCTGCTGTGGCAAAGCCCTCAAAAATGGTGGTCATCGCCGATGGTGATGTCTTCAAAAACCAGGTTAGCAGTCGGGATGGTTCAGCTTTTCCACTTGGTTTCGACCGATATACGCAGCGAAATTATGGAAATAAGGCATTGTTGTTAAATATTGCCGATTATTTGTCGAATGATGACAATTTAATTGAACTACGCAATAAAGAGGTTAAAATCAGGTTATTGGATAAGGCACGTTTGCGCAACGAAAAGCTGCAGTGGCAGCTGGTTAATATCCTCGTTCCATTATTATTGTTAATATCGTTCGCAATTTTTCAACATTATTACCGTAAACATAAGTATGCAAGGTAA
- the gldF gene encoding gliding motility-associated ABC transporter permease subunit GldF: MYAVFKRELFSQLNSLMAYITIGVFLLAAGLLLWFFPDTSILDYGYAELTGFFSLAPFLFMFLIPALSMRSFAEERREGTYILLAARPLGDWQILLAKYFACLLLILFALLPTLIYYCAVSQLGMPKGNIDTGAVTGSYIGLLLLGAAFAAIGVFASSITKNQVTAFAIAVFTCFICYMGFDAMSQVFAIRYFETALLALSVNEHYQSMSRGVLDTRDLIYFISFVLLFLTAARLAIGGRKW; the protein is encoded by the coding sequence ATGTACGCCGTTTTTAAAAGGGAATTGTTCAGCCAGCTAAATTCGCTGATGGCCTATATCACCATTGGGGTATTCCTGCTGGCTGCAGGTTTGCTGCTTTGGTTTTTCCCGGACACCTCTATACTGGATTACGGCTATGCTGAACTGACCGGTTTCTTTAGCCTGGCGCCTTTCCTGTTTATGTTCCTGATCCCTGCACTTAGCATGCGTTCTTTTGCAGAAGAAAGAAGAGAGGGTACCTATATTTTACTGGCTGCAAGACCGCTTGGCGACTGGCAGATTTTACTGGCCAAATACTTTGCCTGCTTGCTGCTTATCCTGTTTGCTTTGCTGCCCACACTGATCTACTATTGTGCTGTTAGCCAGTTGGGTATGCCTAAAGGCAACATAGACACCGGCGCAGTAACTGGCTCCTACATAGGTTTGCTGTTGCTAGGGGCTGCCTTTGCCGCAATAGGTGTTTTTGCCTCTTCCATCACCAAAAACCAGGTTACTGCTTTTGCCATAGCCGTGTTTACCTGCTTTATTTGTTATATGGGCTTTGATGCCATGAGCCAGGTGTTTGCCATCAGGTATTTTGAAACGGCACTGCTCGCGTTGAGTGTAAATGAACACTATCAATCGATGAGCAGGGGGGTACTGGACACCAGGGACCTCATCTACTTTATCAGCTTTGTATTGCTCTTTCTTACGGCAGCACGGCTGGCTATAGGAGGTCGGAAATGGTAA
- a CDS encoding glycine--tRNA ligase — MAKHTNDEQFKNVISHAKEYGFVFQSSEIYDGLSAVYDYGQLGAELKNNIKTYWWKAMVQMHENIVGIDSAIFMHPKVWKASGHVDGFNDPMIDNKDSKKRYRADQLLEDKIARYEKDGKSDKAAKLQADMDEALKAENLQELKTLIEQHEIACPVSGTKNWTEVRQFNLMFSTQFGAMAEGSEEVYLRPETAQGIFVNFLNVQKSGRMKIPFGIAQIGKAFRNEVIARQFIMRMREFEQMEMQFFVRPGEDQKWFAYWKEARLKWHKALGTSAEKYRYHDHVKLAHYANAATDIEFEFPFGFKEVEGIHSRTDFDLSQHEKFSGRKMQYFDNDLNEEGKPYGNYVPYVIETSIGLDRMFLLTLINAFEEEDLSTSEKQDSRTLLRLHPCLAPYKVAIFPLTKKDGLPEKAREIMDNLKLDFNCIYEEKDAIGKRYRRQDAIGTPFCVTVDHQTLEDNTVTIRHRDTMEQQRIEIKHLDELIASKTSWKTLLRKDL; from the coding sequence ATGGCAAAACATACTAACGACGAACAATTTAAAAATGTAATATCACACGCCAAGGAATACGGTTTTGTATTTCAAAGCAGCGAAATTTATGACGGACTGAGCGCAGTTTATGATTACGGACAGCTGGGTGCAGAATTAAAGAACAACATCAAGACCTATTGGTGGAAAGCCATGGTGCAAATGCATGAAAATATTGTAGGGATAGATTCTGCCATCTTTATGCACCCTAAAGTATGGAAGGCCAGCGGTCACGTAGATGGTTTTAACGATCCGATGATCGACAATAAGGATTCCAAAAAACGCTATCGTGCCGACCAGCTACTGGAAGATAAAATTGCCCGTTATGAAAAAGACGGTAAATCAGATAAAGCGGCCAAACTGCAGGCCGATATGGATGAGGCGCTTAAAGCCGAAAACCTGCAGGAACTAAAGACTTTAATTGAACAGCATGAGATCGCCTGTCCTGTAAGCGGAACTAAAAACTGGACAGAGGTACGGCAGTTTAACCTGATGTTCAGTACGCAGTTTGGAGCCATGGCAGAGGGTTCTGAGGAAGTTTACCTGCGCCCTGAAACCGCTCAGGGGATTTTTGTGAACTTCCTGAATGTACAAAAATCAGGACGTATGAAAATCCCTTTCGGAATCGCCCAGATTGGTAAAGCTTTTAGAAATGAAGTGATTGCCCGTCAATTTATTATGCGGATGCGTGAGTTTGAACAGATGGAAATGCAGTTCTTTGTAAGACCGGGCGAAGACCAGAAATGGTTTGCCTACTGGAAAGAGGCGCGTCTGAAATGGCACAAGGCTTTGGGTACTTCAGCTGAAAAATACCGTTATCACGATCACGTAAAACTGGCGCATTATGCCAATGCCGCAACAGATATTGAGTTTGAATTTCCTTTTGGCTTTAAAGAAGTAGAAGGTATCCACAGCCGTACTGATTTTGACCTTTCGCAGCACGAGAAATTCTCAGGCAGGAAGATGCAGTATTTTGACAACGATCTTAACGAAGAAGGCAAGCCTTATGGCAATTATGTGCCATATGTAATTGAAACTTCTATCGGCTTAGACCGTATGTTCCTGCTTACCCTGATCAATGCTTTTGAAGAGGAAGATCTGAGCACGTCAGAAAAACAGGACAGCAGAACACTGCTGCGCCTGCATCCTTGTCTTGCTCCCTATAAAGTGGCCATCTTCCCTTTAACCAAGAAAGACGGACTGCCTGAAAAAGCAAGGGAAATTATGGATAACCTGAAACTGGATTTCAATTGCATTTATGAAGAAAAAGATGCCATTGGAAAACGTTACCGTCGCCAAGATGCCATTGGAACGCCTTTCTGCGTTACCGTGGACCATCAGACCCTGGAAGACAATACCGTAACCATCCGCCACCGCGATACCATGGAGCAGCAGCGCATCGAGATTAAACACCTGGATGAACTGATTGCCAGCAAGACCAGCTGGAAAACCCTGTTGAGAAAAGATCTATAA
- a CDS encoding ATP-binding cassette domain-containing protein, whose protein sequence is MSIKVQQLAKHFDKQKAVDGISFEAKPGRILGFLGPNGAGKSTTMRMLTGYLKPTSGTASLAGYDVQVQALEMKKIMGYLPENTPLYTDMYVKEFLLFVANTYKLKDAALKVEETIKKTGLTAEQHKKIGMLSKGYKQRIGLAQAIIHDPEVLILDEPTSGLDPNQLNDMRELIRNLGRNKTVILSTHIMQEVEAVCDDVVIIHKGSIVANDTIAGLKAQHSGATLEEIFRTLTYS, encoded by the coding sequence TTGAGCATTAAAGTACAGCAGTTAGCCAAACATTTCGATAAACAAAAAGCAGTTGACGGGATTAGTTTTGAAGCAAAACCAGGAAGGATACTGGGCTTCCTTGGGCCAAATGGCGCGGGCAAGTCGACCACCATGCGTATGCTTACCGGTTATTTAAAACCTACATCGGGCACTGCCAGTCTGGCGGGCTATGACGTACAGGTGCAGGCACTGGAAATGAAAAAGATCATGGGCTACCTGCCCGAAAATACCCCTTTGTATACCGACATGTATGTAAAGGAATTCTTATTATTTGTAGCCAACACTTACAAGCTGAAAGATGCCGCTTTAAAAGTCGAGGAAACGATCAAAAAAACAGGTTTAACTGCGGAACAGCATAAGAAGATCGGAATGCTGTCCAAAGGCTACAAACAACGTATAGGCCTGGCTCAGGCCATAATACACGATCCGGAAGTACTGATCCTGGACGAGCCTACCTCCGGTCTCGATCCGAACCAGCTTAACGACATGCGGGAACTGATCAGGAACCTGGGCAGAAACAAAACCGTTATCCTTTCCACACACATCATGCAGGAGGTAGAAGCTGTTTGCGACGATGTGGTCATCATCCACAAAGGAAGCATTGTAGCCAATGACACCATTGCAGGCCTTAAGGCGCAGCATTCGGGTGCCACATTGGAGGAGATTTTCAGAACACTCACCTACAGTTAA
- a CDS encoding outer membrane beta-barrel protein: MKKLFLLTAIAGLFAISNVKAQDAAMSGPKLGIGAEFAFPMGDFGDGYKFGVGGSLQYQHPIANKLNLTGSAGYLNFTGKEVTVLGTTFKNEAIGFIPVKAGLRYFLAENIFVGGELGAVFGTKDGVGTAFAYSPGVGVEFPVADKSTIELGGRYEGWSNDGTSSFIGLRLAWNFGL; the protein is encoded by the coding sequence ATGAAAAAATTATTTCTACTAACAGCTATCGCAGGTTTATTTGCAATTTCAAACGTAAAAGCACAGGATGCAGCAATGTCTGGACCTAAATTAGGTATTGGTGCAGAGTTTGCATTCCCAATGGGAGATTTTGGAGATGGCTACAAATTTGGTGTAGGTGGTTCTTTACAATACCAACACCCGATTGCCAACAAATTGAATTTGACAGGAAGCGCAGGTTACCTAAACTTTACAGGAAAAGAAGTTACTGTATTAGGCACAACTTTTAAAAATGAGGCAATAGGATTTATTCCTGTAAAAGCAGGTTTAAGATACTTCCTTGCTGAAAACATCTTTGTAGGTGGTGAACTTGGTGCTGTTTTCGGGACTAAAGACGGTGTAGGAACAGCTTTCGCTTATTCACCAGGTGTTGGTGTTGAGTTTCCGGTTGCAGACAAATCGACTATTGAACTAGGTGGCCGCTATGAAGGATGGTCTAATGACGGAACTTCCTCGTTCATCGGTTTAAGACTGGCTTGGAACTTCGGTTTGTAG